The Trichoderma breve strain T069 chromosome 2, whole genome shotgun sequence DNA segment TCAGCTCCCAAAACCAGGTCTGCAGCTCTGTTGGCTCGGTTCCTGGCCAGCCTTTCGTCAGTGGTGATACCTATGTCAAGTCTGCTTTTGGTTACGAGTGGCATAACCGATGGAGAGACTTTGGTATCGTTATTGCCTTcactgtcttcttcctgggTGTCTACATGGTTTGCGCTGAGTTTGTCTCcgagaagaaatcaaaggGAGAAGTCTTGATGTACCAACGTGGCCACAAGCTCGCTGCCGCTACCCAtgccgagaagaagcccCACGATCCCGAAGCTGCGATGACGAACATCGGCCCCATTCTGACTACTGAGCGAACAAAGGAAGGTGTTCTCCAACGCCAAACCTCAGTCTTCCAGTGGCATGACGTTTGCTACGAggtcaagatcaagaacgAGACGCGCCGTATTCTGGATCACGTTGATGGTTGGGTTAAGCCCGGTACTCTGACCGCCTTGATGGGTGTTTCCGGTGCTGGAAAGACGACTCTTTTGGACTGCTTGGCTGATCGTACATCAATGGGTGTGATTACCGGCGAAATGCTTGTCGATGGAAGACCCCGTGACGCCTCTTTCCAACGCAAGACTGGTTATGTTCAGCAGCAAGACTTGCACCTGCAAACCACCACTGTTCGAGAAGCCCTCAACTTCAGCGCCCTTCTCCGCCAACCGGCTCATATCcccaaggaggaaaagcTCGCCTATGTCAACGAGGTTATTAAGCTCCTGGATATGCAAGAGTatgctgatgccgtcgtTGGTGTTCCCGGTGAAGGTCTCAATGTCGAGCAGCGCAAGCGCCTTACCATTGGCGTCGAGCTGGCCGCTAAGCCTCCCCTGTTGCTCTTTGTTGACGAACCCACTTCTGGTCTTGACTCTCAAACCTCTTGGGCTATTCTCGAtcttcttgagaagctgacCAAGGCCGGCCAAGCTGTCCTTTGCACCATCCATCAACCCTCTGCTATGCTTTTCCAGCGATTCGACCGCCTGCTCTTCCTGGCTAAGGGTGGCAAGACTGTTTACTTTGGTGACATTGGTGAGAACTCAAAGACACTGACCAACTACTTTGAGAGGAACGGAGGACACCCCTGCCCTCCCGAAGCCAACCCTGCCGAATGGATGCTTGAAGTGATTGGTGCCGCTCCCGGATCTCACACTGACGTCAACTGGTTCGAGACTTGGCGCGACAGCCCCGAGTACCAGGCCGTCCAGAACGAATTGGAAAACATCAAGGCTGAGAGGTCGCAAGTCGAGAGCAATGTCGCGGATGATCCCACGAGCTACAACGAGTTTGCCGCACCCTTCATGACCCAGCTGAAGGTGAATCTCCACCGTGTTTTCCAGCAGTACTGGCGATCGCCGATTTACATCTACTCCAAGACTGTCCTCTGCACCCTGGttgccctcttcatcggTTTCATCTTCTACAAGGCGCCCAACTCTCAACAGGGTCTCCAGAACCAGAtgttttccatcttccagcTCTTTACTGTTTTCGGTCAGCTTGTTCAGCAGTCCATGCCTCAGTTCGTCATTCAGCGATCTCTGTATGAAGTGCGTGAGCGGCCATCCAAGGTCTACTCGTGGAAAATCTTCATGCTTTCTCAGATCATTGTCGAATTGCCTTGGAATAGTTTGATGGCGGTGATTATGTACTTTTGCTGGTACTACCCCGTTGGTCTCTATCGCAACGCCGAGCCGACTGATGCGGTCACCGAGCGTGGTGGTCTTATGTTCCTCTACATTCTCACCTTCCTCTTGTTCAGCGGTACCTTTTCCACCTTTATCATTGCCGGCTTTGAAACCGCTGAGGCTGGTGGTAACATTGCCAACTTGTTGTTCACTCTCTGCTTGATCTTCTGTGGTGTCCTCGCTACGTCCGACTCTCTCCCACGCTTCTGGATTTTCATGGTAAGCCCTCCCCTATTCGAGTCTTCGCAACCCACCTAGTCAGTCTTTGATTTACTAACAATTCTTTTAGTACCGAGTTTCGCCGTTTAGTTACTTAGTCAACGGCATGTTATCGGTCGGTGTCGCGAATACAAATGTCATCTGTGCCGACAACGAGTTTGTCAAAATCCAGCCCCCTGCGAATCAGACTTGTATCCAGTATCTCAAGACGTTTGTCGATGCCACCAAGGGTAACCTCACCAACCCTGATGCGACAGATGAGTGCATCTACTGCAGCATGTCCGAGACCAACACCTACTTGGCTGCTGTCGGTAGCCACTACTCTGAGCGGTGGAGGAACTTTGGCCTGATGTGGGtctacatcatcttcaacatcgccGCTGCGCTGTTCGTCTACTGGCTTGCCCGTGtgcccaagaagcagctcaagaaggccaagaaggagtaGTCGCTCCCGCtcaagaaaaacaaaacaaacgaaaaaaaaaacttcatCACCCCCCTCTCTCATAAAAAAAGTTTCACCAtcatatttatttttaactaTCACCTGTGTGGGGTTTAGACGTTATACACACGGAGTTATTTGACATGTGCTGaagaagcgaagaaagaTGTTGATATTTACGATCATTCTAGAAGAGAATCTTCTTACAACGTGGAGGAATGTGTGTGTCTTTTGAATTAATGGTTTGGCATGATTTTTTGAATTGTATGCGACGCATATGCTGTTTTGAAAGGGTCTCGCACCTGCATATATacctgctgctgcgctggttattatttattatctTTTTGTTATAGATGGCATCTACCTCTGCTTGGCCATTATAAGATATGGCTTTATGTCTGAAACGGGGGGCCGCGAAATGGACTTTTGGTTTACCCTCGACTGCTAATAGATTACGTTTTAGAGCACTTGCATGAACAATGCTTGTGTTGTACTacattattatttttattctttttgaTGGTGATTATTTTGGTGCCCGATGCTTGAACGAATTTGTGTGTGCTGGGAGGATTTTATGACGGGCGGTTGTTGTAATGAGGTTTGATGACCGAGTTGAATAGATAGATAGATTTAGGAACATGATTCGCAATGAAATGAAAACTTTGGGTTGTTTATATGAGCTGCTGTTAGCTGTGAGATTTGGATACGGACATCAATGGTTCAAGTGCTAAGCATTGAGTGTCTTTGTGCTGTTATTGACAATCGTCATGTAAGCCAAAATTATTATTTGAACTTAcacgtcgccatcatcgtgCACGCGCAGTTTATGATTAGGAGAGGCTAGGCAGTGTAGTACTGTTCTATTATTCGGTGAGCGCCTTGACGAGTAAACGCTTGAGATGATTTACTTGTAAAGCAGCAAGATGAGCGGAGGGacttttgctcttttggcCACAATGTGTCTATTGGACCAGGAattgaaggaggagaagcggaGAAGCAACAATAATCAagggatggggatggaggaCGTGTTCAAGGAATGATTGGCGTATAGCATCCAGCGTGGATCTTTTGCAAAAGCTACTTATCAATGGCTCAGCTCTTCCAGGTCATGAGGATAGCCTCATATGCACGCGAGTAAAGACTCTTTGCGTGGAAAGACGGGCCGGTGCTGCGGTGACATGCCAGTGTGTAGTATAAGAGCCAATCACGCAAACGACTTACTACCGAATCACGGCCCTAAAAGGTGAGAGTTGAGGCTAAATGGAAGGGGAAGCTATCCGGACGTCTAGATCCGGAAGACGGGTAAATCGCAACCTCTGCCCAATGCGGCGTGGCTTCAATGTTGATATCAAAAGCCACGTTTTCTCATCCTGTCTTAAACGAGAGAACAACGTGTACTATCATTTTCGAAAACAATCCCTTTTGTCGTCTCGTTAGCTCATCTGTTCGGCCGGGATAATGGCTTCAGCATTTGAGGGAGGGTATCGTATCATGCCTCTGCCCCGCAATCGCGTGCTGTGTTGTCTCGTTGCTAGGCTGGATTAGGGGTAATAGATATGATGAACACCCGTTTGTCTTGAACTGCGTCCTTATAGATGAAACAAAAACTACTTTTCGAGGGAGTAATGATGCGTATTGTAAATATGAGGGGTCAAGAGTCCCCGCTGACCATTCAATAACAAAGATTGCAGCATAAGCCCTCACTGCATTGACCTCAACACCTCTTCGTACGTGTCTCATACCTCAATGATGCCAAGTTTCAATATCAAAAACACATTGAGCAAGGCACTTCCCCATCTTGTAATAGTCTTCCGAACAAGAACGcggagcttctgctccatCAGCAGTAGCGGCATCCACGCGGACGCATCGCATTGCAAGCAGCGATTTTTAGTTTGCGCCGGCTGGGGAGAGGGCAGGTGGATAAGAGAGAGCTCCATCAATCGTCGATCGGGCTAATTGGGTCCTGAAGCACTCGGCCAAATGCTGCACGGCGGGAGTAGACGTCTCAGATTGATGACGGCCACTGCAGAATGATTTGCATATACTATCCGTACAAGTACTGCTTGTTAGTAGGTCGCCGAATCGAATCCTGCCGTGCTGGTATCGGATTGGCTGTTAGCGGAAGCTATGCTTGCAGTAATCAACGAAGAGCTTGTCATTTTTGATCGAATCATATCCCGGCATCTCTGCATCATATGTCGTATCGTGTGCCGTATCATATCCAGTATCAGATGCAGGTCGGGCCACCATTCATAGCCAAAATGGGGTGCTGCCGACCGCGGGAAGACCTACCGACCCGGATGGAACCCTAAATGTATAACACGGAGATGACAACTGCACATGCCAAAGTGCTCGCTTGACAGACCTACTGCCTCTTATATCTCCACTCTCTGTATGTTGACGACAGTGAAGCAGCCTTACAGAACAAGGTTTCATCAATATTCGTCGCTCGTATTCTTAGTCGTAAACGACATAATAAAGCACTCTAGCACTGCTTGTACATCCTGGTACATACCTAGGAGGTAGGCACTGTTCACCATCACCAATCGCTTGGGTATTAATGGCACGCTCACAGGGCTTCGCGAATACCACTTCAACGAGAAGCCATCGTATATCCCAAAAGCCAGCTAGCCGGCATACCCTGTCTACAGCATGGCACTCACGGCGCACGGTTCAGCATTGAAGCGCGGCCAACGTGGCTCTGCCGGGCTAGCCTTGTCAACGACCATTTCC contains these protein-coding regions:
- a CDS encoding ABC-2 type transporter domain-containing protein; its protein translation is MATPNSDSGAVAKEQGSVAAIGSTPKTPIHDDTTETLNEKDEGSPGRTLEADGDDDDADAFADDSKEMRRRTSVVQALARSYSRASGAAGDNPFLAGPDSPLNPASENFSGKEWAKAIVELVSQDGGSFRSAGVCFQNLNVHGFGESTDYQKDVGNVWLSLAGYIGSFVSNNKQRIDILRQFDGIVRKGEMLIVLGPPGSGCSTFLKTIAGEMNGIFVDDDAYFNYQGISAKEMHSHHRGEAIYTAEVDVHFPQLSVGDTLTFAARARQPRKLPQGLSRNDFAAHLRDVVMAMFGISHTVNTRVGNEYIRGVSGGERKRVTISEAALSGAPLQCWDNSTRGLDSANAIEFCKTLRMQTELFNSTACVSIYQSPQTAYDLFDKAVVLYEGRQIFFGRADEARQYFIDLGFECPARQTTPDFLTSMTSSIERIVRPGFEGKAPRTPDEFAAAWKNSAHYKALQAEIEEYKQAHPINGPDADAFRASRQAQQAKGQRAKSPFTLSYVQQIQLCLWRGWKRLTGDPSLTLGSLIGNFIMALIIGSVFYNLKSDASSFFQRGSLLFFACLMNAFASALEILTLYAQRPIVEKHARYALYHPSAEAISSMICDLPYKVVNAIIFNLTLYFMTNLRREVGPFFFFLLISFSNVMVMSMIFRTIGSATRTLFQALVPAAILILSLVIFTGFVLPTRYMLGWCRWIGYIDPLGYAFEALMVNEFHNREFECVDFIPSKLISEYANVSSQNQVCSSVGSVPGQPFVSGDTYVKSAFGYEWHNRWRDFGIVIAFTVFFLGVYMVCAEFVSEKKSKGEVLMYQRGHKLAAATHAEKKPHDPEAAMTNIGPILTTERTKEGVLQRQTSVFQWHDVCYEVKIKNETRRILDHVDGWVKPGTLTALMGVSGAGKTTLLDCLADRTSMGVITGEMLVDGRPRDASFQRKTGYVQQQDLHLQTTTVREALNFSALLRQPAHIPKEEKLAYVNEVIKLLDMQEYADAVVGVPGEGLNVEQRKRLTIGVELAAKPPLLLFVDEPTSGLDSQTSWAILDLLEKLTKAGQAVLCTIHQPSAMLFQRFDRLLFLAKGGKTVYFGDIGENSKTLTNYFERNGGHPCPPEANPAEWMLEVIGAAPGSHTDVNWFETWRDSPEYQAVQNELENIKAERSQVESNVADDPTSYNEFAAPFMTQLKVNLHRVFQQYWRSPIYIYSKTVLCTLVALFIGFIFYKAPNSQQGLQNQMFSIFQLFTVFGQLVQQSMPQFVIQRSLYEVRERPSKVYSWKIFMLSQIIVELPWNSLMAVIMYFCWYYPVGLYRNAEPTDAVTERGGLMFLYILTFLLFSGTFSTFIIAGFETAEAGGNIANLLFTLCLIFCGVLATSDSLPRFWIFMYRVSPFSYLVNGMLSVGVANTNVICADNEFVKIQPPANQTCIQYLKTFVDATKGNLTNPDATDECIYCSMSETNTYLAAVGSHYSERWRNFGLMWVYIIFNIAAALFVYWLARVPKKQLKKAKKE